One window of Mesorhizobium sp. PAMC28654 genomic DNA carries:
- a CDS encoding DNA-3-methyladenine glycosylase, with translation MGRADTVNSQKDDHPPIARAELPDDTAALARYLIGKLVIRQLPEGMVSGRIVETEAYVVGDAAGHGFRGMTLRNRSLFLERGHAYVYRAYGVSWMLNVSSEAAGTGTGVLIRALAPLEGIPIMQLNRGNERLRDLTRGPGRLAMALRIDRSLDGLDLCRQGPLWLAHDDREHGEIGQSIRIGISKDADRPLRFYLRGSPFVSGPASLRE, from the coding sequence ATGGGTCGAGCGGATACCGTGAACAGTCAAAAGGACGATCATCCGCCGATCGCCCGCGCCGAGCTGCCGGATGATACCGCCGCACTCGCCCGCTATCTCATCGGCAAGCTGGTGATCCGGCAATTGCCCGAAGGCATGGTCAGCGGCCGCATTGTCGAGACAGAAGCCTATGTCGTTGGCGACGCCGCCGGGCACGGTTTTCGAGGCATGACGCTGCGCAACCGTTCGCTGTTTCTCGAGCGCGGCCACGCCTATGTCTATCGCGCCTATGGCGTATCCTGGATGCTGAATGTCTCCAGCGAAGCGGCGGGGACCGGAACCGGCGTGCTGATCCGGGCGCTCGCGCCGCTCGAAGGCATCCCGATCATGCAACTCAATCGCGGCAATGAGCGCCTGCGCGACCTGACGCGAGGACCGGGACGGCTGGCCATGGCGCTGCGGATCGACCGTTCGCTGGACGGCCTCGATCTTTGCCGGCAAGGGCCGCTATGGCTCGCGCACGATGACCGGGAACACGGCGAGATCGGCCAGAGCATCAGGATCGGCATTTCGAAAGACGCGGACCGCCCCCTGCGGTTTTATCTCCGGGGCAGCCCGTTCGTCAGCGGTCCGGCATCGCTCAGGGAATGA
- a CDS encoding nuclear transport factor 2 family protein, translating into MEDREIRAALDRHWAASDVDDFEAEHEIYREDAVLDYPQSGERIRGRGNIQKSRAAQPNRKRFTVRRIVGAGDLWVTEYVLSYDGRPSYTVSIMEFLDGKVISETQYFGDPFEPGPSRAQWVERIP; encoded by the coding sequence ATGGAAGACCGGGAGATACGAGCGGCACTCGATCGCCACTGGGCTGCCTCCGATGTCGATGACTTCGAGGCGGAGCACGAGATTTATCGAGAGGACGCGGTGCTCGACTATCCGCAATCGGGCGAGCGCATCCGCGGGCGCGGCAACATCCAGAAATCCCGTGCCGCGCAGCCGAACCGCAAGCGCTTCACCGTGCGGCGCATCGTCGGCGCTGGCGACCTCTGGGTCACCGAATATGTGCTCAGCTATGACGGGCGGCCTTCCTACACGGTGAGCATCATGGAATTCCTCGATGGCAAGGTGATCAGCGAGACCCAGTATTTCGGCGATCCGTTCGAACCGGGGCCGTCGCGCGCGCAATGGGTCGAGCGGATACCGTGA